agctgtcacattcacgtctgctttcaacatctctgctgtttattccatctgcccctggtgctttgccgctcttcattgtcttgactgctgctgtcacttcttccaggcttggtgggtctgtgcagatgtcaaggtctatagctgctggctggatgtctgcaagctgaggggatctggtctgttcagaaccgactcaaaatgttccctccagcgctgtagttttcctgcctctccttcgatgacattaccgttcacgtctttcactggcacatcactgttcttaaacccgttgtttagctgttttgtttatcttgtacagtgtcttcaggtcattttacttgctgcattttctgcttcatctgccagtttctctatgtgatatcttttgtcggttctttgtcatcctctttacctctttgttcagttttgcatatctttgtctgtgttgttccttcaggcgttcagatctggtgttgttgattctttgtttggctgactttctctcttctatcttcttccatgtctcttctctgatccactgttctttctttttccgttggaagcccagtattttctctcctgattcctgtaagactcgattgaagtcgtctaaggtcatctcttgttggtctcctagtgcctggaacctgttctttacttccatagcaaaggcccttcggtggctggatttttttagtttgccggagtccactctctgctgacgtgcctgttttcctcgtgatcgacgcagcttcagagaaactgtggctatcacaagagtgtggtcactggcaatgtctgctcctctgtaggctctaacatcttgaagtgagctcctccattttcggttgatgatgacatggtctatctggttctttgtgatccatctggtgatgtccatgttgccttgtggatgtctttgtgtgggaagagtgtgcctccaatcagtaggttgttttcttcacaaaagtctgccagtctctctccgttgtcattgatgcttccgattccatgtttgcccatgacatgctccctgcaggtgttgtcacttcccaccttggcattgagatcgccgatgatgagcaacatgtcgtgggctggaacgctttctgaggctgcctggagctgatcgtaaaaagcatccttgtcttctgcctcagagtcatttgttggtgcatagcaggctagcactgtcagcttggtgtacttggaatggaatcttgctctcaaaagcctgggtccataaggcttccattccagcagtgccttttccgttttcttgttgaggagtagagctactccttcagagtgctgagcgtctgatcttcctgagaacaagatggtatgtcctgacgctagtttcctctttcccgtgccggtccatctgacctcactgactcccaggatgtccaagttgtagttgtcaaaactccttgactaattggagcatcctgccagtctggtacaaggtctggacgtttccagcaccccaccctcaacttctgcctcggcttcagtaaatccgctgtcggggcgccagctccctttcgggtttggctgtcgtccgtcattagtccagtctcctggtgtgcttcattaccttcgccatctgtgacgagttctctggttttagtttctgtaacaggattttttttacatggtggggttgttagccctaccacaacctattttacctctaggtgaggtgtccaccttagtcgcctcttacgacatgcctggctggatggcagggaccctattcttgcaatgcttgctaggcaagcataccccggggtcccacaggggaatTTCAGgtaacatttcatattttttctttcaccaggcatatattttaaaaattaaataactgtttttttccagttgttgTGTATAGTGTTTATTCTGAGTTTTGCAGGGAACAAAGTGATGAGAATGGGATCATTTGCTTATCGGGCCACACAGTTCTTTGAAAATTTAGGAAAGAAAGCCACAACCAAGCGTAAAACAAATAGCTTATCATCCCCCTTGGAAGGTGACAAATCATTCCGTGATGGGATCCAGGAAGAATCCTCAATGTCATCCACAAGCCTTGGAGTGCCAGCATCACCCTTGTCAGAGAACTTTTCACCTGGATGGCAGGATGGTCATCAAACACACTTCTCATCATCACCTGTGTCATCAGAACACACACTGCCATCGCCCCTACCAGTCCCTGACATACCACTTAATGTGAAAGTTCAAGGTAACAGATAAAGACTGTAATGGCTTAAATCCTTCAGGATATTTTATCGCattatattaaatacatttattcaaAACTGAGTTTATATTAGAGTTATATTAAGTTTACATAAATCTGAATTAGTTGATCTTCTAAATAACCTAGCTGAACAGGTGAAAGGGTATTACCACAGCACcactttattaatattaataattttatatttctttgttctttatatccTTTCTGGATTTAAGAAGTCAAACAAACATTAACGAAGCACTAAATGTGAAAGAATTCTGTCAAAGATGGCACAACTGATTTGGATTGTTTTGGTCCCTCTCTACCCCAAACAggtcatttaaacattttcagtagCTTCAACAAAAGACGATGGGGCTTAAGGTGGTGCCTTGTCCGAGAGAATATGTTTGAGTGCTATCTCAGTCAGACATCACAGCATATTGAACTCAACTTCCTACTCAGAAAGTGCATCATCCGACATGCAGTGGCTGAAACAAAATCTCCCTTAGCTCTCATGTTGTTGGAACATGACAAAGAGAAGATTACAGTGGAGGTAAGGGCATACAATTAGTATTGCTGCATTGTTATTTCCATCAGCTCTTCAGTTAGCCAATGTTTTAGAGAAGgttttgagttttttccccATACTTTGCTCATCAGCCTGTAAGACTCTAATCCTGGGTACTCGCTATAGCGGACAAAATGTAAGTTTACAGCCCTCTATTGTGGCATTTGTTATCTAGTTACCTTGAGAGCCATGTTTTAATCAAATTTGgaattgacacacacacacaaacttttttCTAGGCTTTAAACTGAGAAATGACAGGCACCACACCTCAAATTTATTTAGCCactacatgcacatgcaaatttgaatcagaaaatattattgtttctcATAGCCACAGTCAAAGGAGGAAATGAGCCAGTGGCTAACAGTCTTGATGATGGAAACATCTACAGAGGCTATACCCTCAGGTTTGGAGGAATACTTCCGAGAATCTGAGGACCCTTCCACAGAAGAACAACTGATTGAACCTGATTATACTGACATTCCTGCTGTCTCATTCATGCTGCAGTCGGTGGGAATTTTCACCTTTTATGTTTGATTCACCAGTGTTCAGATTAtgttgtgtacatgtacttGGGGTGAAAAGAattcttattctttaaaataGCTCATTTGCATTTGGTAACACAAACATATCTCAGATACTGAGCAACCATTATCATAGATCTGACAAGTTAACGAATGCTAGTGTAATAAACAGCATTGTTTGATAGCTGGGACTGGCAGGGAGAAcaatattaatgacaacatGCATTAGTTCAAAGGATATAATACTTCTTGATTTCAGATTTGAAATCTTCAACTAGTTGTTGACTCCGGGAATgctaaataattgttttaatcaTGTGTTATGAGCGTAAATAAATAGTATCAAGATGATCCATTACTCATATATGTAAATAAGAATTGTCAATATGATGCATTTCTCAactatataaagatatataaaaatattttgttgccttcgttcattcatttattgGTTGATTTCAGGCATCACATTACTCACCTCCTCTGCCAAAACAGCAGAAAGATACAGACATAACAGATGTTTCTGGGTGTTTGACCTCGGTCGATGAAGACACAAACATTCTAGCAGAAAAACAAGTATCAACAGATGTGTACACAGAAGTTATCAAGCGGCCATCCTCCACAAGGCTGGCGGATGAAGGAAAGGaggataaacagaaaaaaatgcgcaaagataaaaaagaagcaagacaTCCGAGGTTCATGGACAACCTAGCTGTGTGCAATATGCACAGAAATACAACAGACAGTGGCTTTTACAGTGTCAAGGACAATAATTCAGACAGTGATAGTGGTTGTGAGTATACACATAATACACAAAGAAAGTGTTCTTCTCTTGACAAAGAGGATTTAAGTATGTGCAGTAATGTGGGTAAAGAGACATCTGATTCAGATATTGCAAGTAGCAGTCACAGAACTtcagaagaggaagatgatgaaAGTGTTTTAGAGAGAACAATGACTGCAGAAGATTTCACAGACAATCTTGTGTcagcagaaaatatttgtgagtCAAAAGTGGAAGTGACATCATCAGTCTCTGATGGAAATGACTGTGGCAGTTGTAAGATTGATGAAACTAGTGGAGCTGGTGTGGGTTCTGGCCACAGAGATATGCCTTTTGAGTCTTCCGAAAAAGATGCCATTCCCCAGACAAACTTCACAGACTCTCAGCAAGTATGTGATGACAGCATTGTAGAGAAACAAAAGCcaagaaaatcaaagaaaagcagTCATCCAAAACAGAGTGAAGAAGAGCCAGAAGTTGCTGTGACAAATGGCGATGGAGTGCAGGACACAAACCATGTTCCAAGTTCTTCCTTTGAGGCTACAGTTCTACAGAAAAGTGACCTTTCGTCGTGTAGATCAGACACCAGTGACTTAGGTAAAAGTGGCTTTGTAGAGCAGAGTTGTACAGGAGTAGATACAGAAAATGAGAGAGGAGTGGGTTGTGTCGGAAATGTTAACTTGTCTAGGGATCTATTTACAAATGACAATAAGTCTTTATGTGGCAATCTCATAACAGGGCAGTCACTCAGGAAAAAGAGCACAGGAAGGTGTGGGAGCTTACCCCAAAATGctaaaaattgtaaacaaatagaTAAACAGGAGCTTCATGAAACAGTTCTTGATGATGAGCTCTTGGATTCTTGGGGTCTGTCTTCAGTTTTGTCGAAAGGTTTGTGGCATGATGATTTGCAAGGAAATTTGTCCCCCGACTATGAGTGCTCTTGGCAGAGGTCTGTAATTAGTGATGATTTGCAAGGAAATTTGTCCCCCGACTATGAGTGCTCTTGGCAAAGGTCTGTAACTAGTGATGGTGTTCCACGTTGTCTTGATAGTAGCTTCCCTATCAAGGTGCAGTTGAGGACAGTTTCAGATGCAGATTCAAATACTCATTGTTGTCATGATGATACCAACAAAGTTTTTATTCCAACGACAAAGTCAGTCAACACTGAAGGTGCAACTGCTTCACGAATATCTTCCTTTGGTAAAGGACCTCTGGCCTCTCCTGCAAAAGGTTTGAAGTTCACATGCCTGACAACTATTCTAGGCAGTATCGTTCTGTGGATAATTGTCTAACTTTCCACTTGTGTACATATACCAGCAAAAGACTGTAGTAAGAGGAGATAACCTCTTTTAGTCCTTGCTGTTTTGCTTCAATCTAGTTTTCATAGTTTCACACATCGCTGGTAAGTCGATCCAGTTTTCACTCCTTGTTCAGAATGCAATTTCTATGTCCCTGAACTGTCCTTTTATATTTCTCACATTTATTGTCTTATTTCTAACCATCTAGACCAAATATTCTCTTAAGAACATTTATTCAacttgcatgtttgttttacatatatattcagAACATTTGGTCAGAGTATTGTTCTGAGTATCGTAAAGTAAAACATTGGTGTGAAGATTGTTAATTCTATATACTGTTTTCAGTTATGCATTTTTAATGAAGCTCGTGTAATTCAGCAGGTCATGGGCTGATGTTGCAGTCTGaataattcattttcaaatcttttatgTGGTTAATACTAATATTTGGTCCTTGGGATGCTAGTGATTAAATTGCCACTTATCTTAGTTGCTGATAATATTCGCcaagtgttttttttatgtacttagAAATGCTTTTCCATTCATTTGTTGATACCACTATTTTTAGAGCAAAAGGGCTTCAAGGTGTTGTTGagtaacaatttttaaatagatgTCAGTGGGCAAAGGAAGTGGATTAACTGTTGTTGGTGAAGTGTTTATCACTTTGGTTGCTCATGGCTTATGCTGGGAAACATGATGGTCATACCCAGAAATGGATTACTTTGGGTGCAAACAGCTGATCTAATGTTTTTTCCCTTTACCAACACTGGAGACTAAACTGTAGTGATAGTGGGTATAGTTGTATCTTAAATCAGATGAAAATGGcaggatatttttttcattttcatggtTGGGGAAGTTATTTGAactttttgttacatttaaCTTCAAGTTCCAAATTATAATAGTTGAAAACTAATATGCTTATAGTTTTTTCCTTCATGatttagttttctgtttttaagcACGTGTACCCTTTTTATATGCACATAAAGGAGGAATCTTTAACTCAACACTGTAGGttagctagaaaaaaaattatttttcagactAAAGGAAATAAGTTATTAGCCCATTTCCTCActtttttaatgtatgctttAGACCACCATGAGGTATAGAGTTTGGGCTTTTTGCTCATAAAACTTTAGGCTAATATCTGCTTATCAAACCTGCACTTGCATAGCTTTAAAAAAGCCATGAACATGAATGAATATGCtgctgtttggttttttggtttggttactacaattatgtatatttttaagcTACAATATAATTAGAtcaatttattaaacatttatgaaTATTAGTAGATAATATTAGAATGTTCAATGAAAGAATTATGTTGCCTAAAAGTAAGAACACAACTTGAGATAGTGCTTCTGTCCTTTCAGGTGTCATGTCATGTTATTGGATCATTAtacaaactttcattttataaCACATGATGACATGACATCTTTCTAGTCAGCATGATAGTGCATGGTGCTTTGAGCATGATTTACTTTCAActttcatgagaaaaatattcGCACGATTAATATACAGTTCATACTACTCCGGTGATGTCTGTGCTGTTGATTCAAAACTTTTGCTcagataaaatacaaatatgagGGGCTCATTCCTAAAGTTATTATACAGACTTTtgattaaacaatttttttgatTAGGCAACTGATTTTTAACTTGGGTTAAAAAAGCATGACAGAGAATAATATTAAACCCTCAGTAACAGCTATTCCGAAcaattttttctaatatttctgAGTTGTGAGCAATATCGACCAGAAGAAATTGTAGAAGACTTCATCTGCAGTAGAAGATGACAGCATTAAAAGTGTTAGggacattttatctttaaagaGTTCTAGTAGTTGCTATTCATGATAGAggcattaatttcttttttgctttgtgctGCCAATAAGCATACATCAGtaactagttttaaaaaaatgtagactcCTTCTGCATGTAAAATGTTCATTGTCTTATGTAtggatatatacatgtatactaaAACATAGAGCAGTAAGCTAAATCTTATGAaggaaaaataagtttaaaagcACAAGTGTCCACAAGCTGCTTGTATACTTTTTGTTCAGAGTCAGTGTTCAGTAGATCTTCTTGAAATACTAACAAGTAGACACAAGCACATCTGTCCACATCCCTAAAAATAAGATTTCTATAATTAATAGGATTAAAAACAAGTATAAGTGGTGGTTAATTCAAAACCAATAAACAGCCAAAACAGCACTCATCTGTGTGAGCTCTTgattcttttatattattttgtttgatatgAATTCATTTAGGTATACAATAACAGGCAAGAGCACAGTTAAACATATAgcataaaacttaattttttttttaatggatattGATAATGTAGACATTTATGTAGTGCATGattattgcttatttttttttaacttcttttttatgtCATGTGGAATAcccattctttcttctttacatcATCTATGACGATCACAAGAATTGAATTTCtattacttttcttattttctcacAAAGTATTaatcaaatattaataattattttctgtgacATTTAATGATTAATCAGATGATGAACAGTTATCATAGTTtcttaaaggaaaaaagattctttttttcacaaaacaagtTGCAGTGACTTTTGCaataataaatcatattttTCAATCCTGGATCTTCATGCATAAATGGATTGTTGACTACCTGGTCACATTCCAAAGAAAGTTAGCTATTTAAAAGCATCAGGTTTGTCAAGTACTGAGCTAACAGTCAAAGGCATATGCATTTGTGGTATGTGCAAATACAGGAGGGGATCAGTCTAATGTCAGTCAAATTTTAC
The Pomacea canaliculata isolate SZHN2017 linkage group LG2, ASM307304v1, whole genome shotgun sequence genome window above contains:
- the LOC112556614 gene encoding uncharacterized protein LOC112556614 isoform X5, whose protein sequence is MASSLDSPENARQRRAWALWQELLPGIEEFLVRILPQEKLSRGAEERRQYFVERLDILKLPPSLPPRAGKRISREVHQESERVNGQPAEDVTQISQLVENDFAAYQREISRNLLVAAVAETNRDATESELEKGVKVYDDIEPTESTKNEDSNDDDDDDISALYEIPVARQQLPPLTSEDSLSQPADISSLANATSTDDVSDDVLDASSPVGHPPPLPPRKDPKVSESGSRSSVSTMEDKPPDLPLRHPALEKKVSESGSRSSVNNSDDKPPELPFRPPQLSRRSEISQRSKSDVSDGDSTSYESFDEDHDAGRKSKSNIKLPMRPKKKIKKGSKHPANKTRSSATWEINVPFKKLDNILLSGELLHKGKLSWNRRVVAISNGSMALYKPEKEARPVFVIPLAGYQASVGDKDGRKGFEITMVHSNGDSHLFTVDFKEWATIWCEYVNNLSKGLSVIPFHQHLARTFSGESENSISGSRGNLSATSNSNLSINSNGSESDDSTKPRLRGNKVMRMGSFAYRATQFFENLGKKATTKRKTNSLSSPLEGDKSFRDGIQEESSMSSTSLGVPASPLSENFSPGWQDGHQTHFSSSPVSSEHTLPSPLPVPDIPLNVKVQGHLNIFSSFNKRRWGLRWCLVRENMFECYLSQTSQHIELNFLLRKCIIRHAVAETKSPLALMLLEHDKEKITVEPQSKEEMSQWLTVLMMETSTEAIPSGLEEYFRESEDPSTEEQLIEPDYTDIPAVSFMLQSASHYSPPLPKQQKDTDITDVSGCLTSVDEDTNILAEKQVSTDVYTEVIKRPSSTRLADEGKEDKQKKMRKDKKEARHPRFMDNLAVCNMHRNTTDSGFYSVKDNNSDSDSGCEYTHNTQRKCSSLDKEDLSMCSNVGKETSDSDIASSSHRTSEEEDDESVLERTMTAEDFTDNLVSAENICESKVEVTSSVSDGNDCGSCKIDETSGAGVGSGHRDMPFESSEKDAIPQTNFTDSQQVCDDSIVEKQKPRKSKKSSHPKQSEEEPEVAVTNGDGVQDTNHVPSSSFEATVLQKSDLSSCRSDTSDLGKSGFVEQSCTGVDTENERGVGCVGNVNLSRDLFTNDNKSLCGNLITGQSLRKKSTGRCGSLPQNAKNCKQIDKQELHETVLDDELLDSWGLSSVLSKGLWHDDLQGNLSPDYECSWQRSVISDDLQGNLSPDYECSWQRSVTSDGVPRCLDSSFPIKVQLRTVSDADSNTHCCHDDTNKVFIPTTKSVNTEGATASRISSFGKGPLASPAKDIRTEDSNQVQLVADLKDRISQLKEKLTQIKRKRIAVRDKRVRAFSPEERAACDKEYIFLESQSKENIQHNPESGRRTEAINQFYNMTRIHRV